One Paenibacillus crassostreae DNA segment encodes these proteins:
- a CDS encoding UDP-glucose dehydrogenase family protein encodes MKITVIGSGYVGTTTALVLADLGHEVISYDVDKLKIKRLNDAILPFSEPGLDRLLQKLLQSGRIIFSSDSQTAITQSEMLMISVGTPSTSSGNADLTYIQQVLEVIATHINGPKIIITKSTVPIGTNRWMKQQLEAKIDTNKYPIEVVSNPEFLREGSALHDSYHPSRTVIGGEEHSAIEKVKQIYSSLGTSYFTCNYETAEMIKYASNGFLAVKISYINEIARLADLVGADIEGVAAGMGMDPRISPHHLYAGIGYGGSCFPKDVDELLYLAKQKKINLGLLKQGKRINDSQIAWFVQKIESHLSLEGKRILVLGVAFKEDTDDQRESPGVRLIEHLLDKGVDEIRVIDPTVTSLEQIHWSKNLNNNDSQRVNIFTKEDEAAIGVHAVVLTTTWSQFATYPWADWVTKVESPYLFDGRNFLNPQEMQHYGWNYVGVARSVLK; translated from the coding sequence TTGAAAATCACCGTCATTGGTTCGGGATATGTTGGTACAACAACTGCGCTTGTATTAGCTGATCTTGGTCATGAAGTTATTAGCTACGATGTCGATAAGCTCAAAATAAAAAGGCTAAACGACGCCATATTACCATTCAGCGAACCTGGCCTCGATCGCTTGCTTCAGAAGCTTCTGCAAAGTGGCAGAATTATTTTCTCTTCAGATAGCCAAACTGCCATCACGCAAAGCGAAATGTTAATGATCTCGGTCGGCACACCTTCTACTTCAAGCGGAAATGCTGACTTAACTTATATACAACAAGTCTTGGAGGTCATTGCCACACACATCAACGGGCCCAAAATCATCATTACCAAAAGTACAGTACCCATTGGAACCAATCGCTGGATGAAGCAGCAACTTGAAGCGAAAATTGACACCAATAAATATCCCATTGAGGTGGTCTCGAACCCCGAATTTTTACGCGAGGGATCAGCTCTTCATGATTCATATCATCCTTCTCGTACGGTAATTGGTGGAGAAGAACATTCGGCGATAGAGAAAGTGAAACAGATCTATAGTTCCTTGGGTACATCATATTTCACCTGTAATTATGAAACAGCTGAAATGATCAAATATGCTTCCAATGGCTTTCTAGCCGTTAAAATCTCTTACATTAATGAGATTGCTCGGCTAGCTGATCTGGTCGGCGCAGATATCGAGGGAGTTGCGGCTGGAATGGGGATGGACCCGCGTATTTCCCCACATCATTTATACGCTGGAATCGGATACGGTGGTTCCTGCTTCCCTAAGGATGTTGATGAGCTCCTATATCTCGCAAAGCAAAAGAAAATAAATCTTGGTCTGCTGAAGCAAGGTAAACGTATCAATGATTCACAAATCGCTTGGTTTGTGCAAAAAATCGAATCTCATCTTTCATTAGAAGGTAAACGGATACTCGTACTCGGTGTAGCATTCAAAGAAGATACTGATGATCAACGGGAATCTCCTGGTGTTCGACTAATTGAACATTTGCTTGATAAAGGGGTTGATGAGATCAGGGTAATTGACCCTACTGTTACATCTCTAGAGCAAATTCACTGGTCAAAAAATCTCAATAATAATGATAGCCAGAGAGTTAATATCTTCACAAAAGAAGATGAGGCTGCAATCGGAGTACATGCTGTCGTCTTGACCACAACATGGTCTCAATTTGCCACTTATCCTTGGGCAGATTGGGTAACTAAGGTAGAATCACCTTATTTATTTGATGGAAGAAACTTTCTCAATCCTCAAGAAATGCAACATTATGGTTGGAATTATGTAGGTGTTGCAAGGAGTGTGCTTAAATGA